DNA from Brassica napus cultivar Da-Ae chromosome C4, Da-Ae, whole genome shotgun sequence:
GTGTATCACAAAGCAATAGCTCTGAGCGGCACAATGTTCTATTCAAGACCAATCAAGGTCCACTTCAGTTCTTCTCTGTGTCTTGATCCATATTCCGAGACAAACTTATATGTTTTCCAACTGTTCCAGGTTTTGGGAGTCACACATGATAACGTCTGGAGTAATGACAGGGGCACCACAGGTAGTCATTGGAAGTTAAACCAACAGAAACATTATGGTAGGATAATACATAAAGGTAGTCTGAAAACATCAGCTTAACGACGTCGCGTCTAGGGGCGGACGTAGGTGAAGACGTACGGGGTCAAGTTCCCcgtctcttttttattttccttgCATAATCTATACAACTCATGCAATGCTCCTCTAAACCTACAACTAAATATGCTGAAATAAAATTATGTGCCCCCGTCTAAATGGACTCCTACATCCGCCACTGGTCGCGTCGCTGTACAacttttatggaataatatcaGACTTTTGATTCCAAGTAAGAATGAAGAAACTAATAAGCATACATTTGTTCGGACAGAGTCCAAACTTTAATTTCtgctcttttttttcttcttaattaaCTGAACGTTAACACACAAACTAGACCTTCTCTTCTCTTGAGACAACAACATaccttcagattttttttttctttttaaatacaCAAACAAAGACACATAACttagttatcttttttttttggacaaacacataacttaattatctaaaagccctttttcatataatatttcttctcctttctcttttaTTTAGTCGATAGTCATAGGCTGACTCATGCAACATCTGAAACGGGCTTTTCTAGCTGTCGTCATTATCTCTATTTCAGCAGCTTCAAGCATATTCACAACCTCAACGAAACTTGGACGCACTTGCGCGTTACCATCCCAGCATCGAGTCATGATCTCAGTCAGCGCGGGGAGACAGTCGTTAGGGATCGTTGGACGCACTCCTCGGTTCACAACCGCAAACGCAGCCTGTACTGCTGTCATGTTCTGGAACGGTAGCTGTCCCGTGATTAACTCCCACAGCACGATCCCGAAACTATACACATCCACTTTCTGATTGTAGGTTCTATGTTGTATCATCTCTCTGCATCCATCAACAGAAAACGTGATCAACATTAGTATAACTTCCATAGAGACAAGAATGAAAGAAAGGTTTTAAAATGAAACTTACGGAGCCATCCATCTGTAAGTTCCGGTTTCTGGCGTCATTCCTTCGGTATGAACTTCGATTCTTGCAACACCAAAATCTGCAATCTTGATTGACTTGTCAGCAGAGATGAGAAGGTTATCCGACTTGAGATCTCGGTGTATAAAGTTGTGTGCATGGACATAAGCCATACCCCTAGCGACATCCAACGCCTGTTTGACAGCTGTCTTCAACGGCACTGCACGGTTCTGTCTCTTTGTCAGAAACTGCCTCACGGAACCTCCTTTGGCATATTCAGTCACTATACACCACACCATCGGCTTCCGACAGGCCCCGATGAACCTCACAATGTTTGGATGCTTCAGATTCGCAAGCATAGTCACCTCTTGTTGGAACTGCTGTTCCATGAATTGTGCCTTTTCCAGGCTGTTCTCTGGACGCTCAAGTATCTTGATCGCCACATCCACCCCGTTGTAACTCCCTTTGTATAACTTACCAAAAGCACCTTGAGCAAAGGGAGGACCCATGCGGAGATTCCTCAGATTTATCGTCCACTCTTCATAGTTAGCCAGCCCTTCGGTTGGATAcatgctgtccatcagtgcatgAGCCAAGGCATCATTGTCCAACAGATGCGTGATTTTCCCCGGGCGGTACACGCTTTGTCCAACAGAAGGTGAGTAGGTATTATTACGCAGTGAATTCAACCCCGGGTGGCCGATAAGAGCGTCGCTGGAACCAACACTACTGTTGTCGACAGACATTGACACAGAACCTCCAGCGTTGCTAGTCTGCATACTCTCCATGAACATGTTGGTACCTTCGTTAAGCTTTTGGTAGAAGTCTTGCGTGAAAGTATAGTAGTTGTTGTCGTTGTTGTTGTGGTTCAGCACGTTGAACTTTGCTCCGTCAAGCATCTTTCCAACCTCAGTTATTATCCGACCAAACTGAAAGGGCACACACATAAAAAAAACCTTTAAACAAAAGATGACAAAAAGCAATCACTTCAACAAAAGAGATAACCAAAACTGATTTTGTGTATTATCAAGCTGGTTTTTTGTTTTAAGTGCATGAAACCACAAATAAAACTTACTTatgaaataaaaagatgaacctTGAACTCTATACCATGCACGCCCTGAGACAAAGGAGCTAGTAAGCAAACACATCAAAGTTAAGTTTTTACTATTAGATGCAAATTTAGCATTagacctttgacaaagaaaaagtGAAGAACATAGAAAGTAAACACAAATCCGAAGATTCGAGTACATTAAAAGAAGAAATTAGGATTTACCTAGAGCTTTCTAAGCCCAATAAAACAGTGGGGAACACATGAAAGACATCATCTTTTGCAATAGATGAGTAAAAGGATCCAAGGGTGACtagtatataattataaaaactaaGACACTTAGCTCATAAAATCTCAAAGCTTTAAAAGTTTCTAAGCTCCGATCAAAATCAGAAACCTAATTAGGAATcaagagaaaaggaaagaagaggaaggaggagaAGATATGAAGAATGAAGTAGACGAGTCAGTCGTTGTTCgctatttatttagtttttgagttcgctttatttaattttttattaattttgaagtCACACTCTCGCTCACAGAGTCTGGTTCATACGCACTTTAGGGAACGACAAGTGTTGATCTTTCATTAGCTAGCATAAGCTCGTCGTATGAAGCAGCGCGTTGCCGCTTTAACGCAAAACAGTACGCTTTTCTTACTCACGATTGCCAAACAGCaacttttattttgtaacgCTCGAACCTCTCAAACTCGTTcgtttctattaaaataaaaaaaaaggaagaaaaatctCGTATTTTGATGAAAGTTTACAGATGGAATAAAATCAAGTAAGcgtttttgtttgaaaacagcTGGCTTATGTTTTTCACAACCGTTACTTTTATCCTCTTCTTCAACAGGCTAGTTTTTGGATTCCTTAgcaacaaaattaatatattttgtaaaagatTTTGATAAATGAGTTACGTAACCTAATTGTTTTCAAGTATAAATCCAATGTTATCTTTAAATGCTAAATTTTAAACAGTTTTATATTGTTAATGGTTTTAAATTGTGGTTAAAGAATCTTTTGTAAGAAAAACgatacataattttaatataatatttctgaaacaaaaatgattaataattttaaaataaaaaatgatacatAATTTTAATCCAAGTTAAACTCTGACATTTCAGTTTTATAAGTGTTTTCGATTATGttgattttcttaaatattagtaatattcaATGTAGTTTAATCTAATGTCAAAAACTAGTGtgttatttagaatattttaataaataatctatataatgtaaatatatttcaaGTATAAATACAAGATTATTTGTAATGTCAAAATTGATAATTTTCAACAATTAACTGTTGTTAACTATTTACCGTTTAGTTAAACGATCTTTTATAGTAAGAATGAATGATAACTTTAACATAATGGTTATCGCGTTCGTTGTATTTTTAActatgttttcagttttaacTGTGTTTATAGTTTCCTGATTTTGAAAAATGTGTAATATTCATGATAGTTTAATAAAACGTCAAAATTAACGTGTTAttcgaaaaatattaaaacattatccattaataaattacatatatgtaaaacttgatgatttacaaattttatGATGTAAACATATTTAGgttatattttataagtaaaatgGCTCATAACTATAGAAAAGTTATTTTGCCTTTtgtttttaagaatattttcaattttaatgtatttatatttttttggatttttagatATTAGTAATTTTCATCGTAATATTTTGCCTTTtgtttttaagaatattttcaattttaatgtatttaatatttttcggATTTTTAGATATTAGTAATTTCATCGTAATTAGTATAACGACAATAGCAAGTTATTTGTGTTATTTGGAAagtattattgatttttttgttaacgATTTAACATCGTGTCATAAAGTATCATATCGACAAGTTAATGTTGTTAACGGTTTACCGTTGTCgttagaatatattttatactaaacGGTTTCTAACTTTATAATGATTATTTTTGCCTTTTGTTTTACgaatgttttcaatttttatgcATTTATATATCAATGATTTgtatatactaataatattcTGCGCCGTTTAGTAATTATAACGACGAAAAACATTAACGACAAAGCAAACGTGTTATTTGGAaagtattaataatatttttgttaaggATTTAACATTGTGTCAGAAAAGATCATCTCGAAAATATCATGTTGTTAACGGTTGACATCAAGTTATTTGTGTTTTTGGAAAgtattaatgattttttgttaaCGATTTAACATCGTGTCATAAAGGATCATCTCGACAAGTTAATGTTGTTAACGGTTTAACGTTGTCGTTAgaatatcttttataattaaacGGTTCATAACTTTATAATgattatttttgtcttttgctttacgaatgttttcaatatatcgATGATTTgtatatactaataatattcAGTGTCGTTtggtaataacaaaaaaaacaaacataaacgACAAAACAAACGTGTTATTTGAAaagtattaataatatttttgttaaggATTTAACATTGTCAAAAAAGATAATCTCAAAAATGAAATGCTATTAACGGTTTACCGTCGTCGTtagaatttattttataattaaacggTTCATAACTTTATaatgattatttttgttttttgttttacgAATGTTTTAATTTCTATGCGTTTATATATCGATGATTtttatatactaataatattcAGCGTCGTTTagtaataacaaaaaaacagatGTAGACGACAAAATAAACGTGTTATTTGGAAAgcattaataatatttttgttaatgatttaaaattgtgTCAGAAAAGATCATCTCGAAAATTTTATGTTGTTAAATGTTGGTTTTCCGTTGTCGTTAGAATATCTTCTATAATTAAACGGTTCATAactttataatggttattttgtattttgttttaagAATGTTTTCCAACTTTTATGCATTTATATGTCGAtgatttgtatatattaataatattcagTGTCGTTTAGGAATAACGACAAAACAAATGTGTTATTTGGAAAgtagtaataatatttttgttaacgGTATAACATTGTGTCATAAAAGATCATCTCGACAAAATTTTGTTGTTAACGGTTTACCGTTATCGTTTgaatatcttttataattaaacGGTCCATAATTTTGtaatgattattattttattttgttttaagaatGTTTTTCAACTTTTATGCATTTATATGTTCATGTTTTGTATATACTAATCAGCATCGTTTTGTAATAACGACAAAACAAACGTGTTATTTAGAAAGTAGTAATAATTTTTGGTTAACGATCTAACATTGTGTCAGAAAAGATCATCTCGACAATTTTATGTTGTTACCGGTTTACCAGTTTCGTTAgaatatcttttataattaaacGGTTCATAACTTTATAATgattatttttgtcttttgttttaaGAATGTTTTATGCATTTATAtgttgattatttgtatatacttATAATACTTAGCTTCATATAGTAATAACgacaaaaatatgtgttatttaaaaagtattaataattttttgttgaCGATTTAATATTGTGTTTGAAAGGATCATCTCGACAATTTTATGTTGATGACGGTTTACCGTTGtcgttataatatattttataagtaaatggTTCATAACTTTGTAATGATTATTGTTGTCATTTGAAATAAGAATGTTTTTCAACTTTTATGCATTTATATTTAgatgatttatatatactaataatattcAGTGTCATTTAGTAATAACGAAAAATGTGTTATTTGGGaagtattaattattttttgttaacgtTTTAACATCGTATAAGAAAGGATCATCTCGAAAATTTTATGTTGTTAACGGTTTACCGTTGTTgttagaatatattttataattaattcataattttataatgattacttttgtcttttgttttaaaaatgtttttcaacTTTTATGCATTTATATGTAGATGTTTTgtatatactaataatattcAGCATCGTTTAGTAATAACGACAAAACAAATGtattatttgaaaagtattaataatttttttgttaacaatttAACATTGTGTTAGAAAGGATCATCTCGACAATTTTATGTTGTTAACGGTAATTTTCGTTAgaatatcttttataattaaacGGTTCGTAATTGGTAATGATTacttttgtcttttgtttttgaatgtTTATCAACTTTTATGCATTTATATGAAGATGATTTGTATATACTAATCAGCATCGCTTAgtaataacaaaaagaaaacgtgTTATTTGGAAAGTATTAATAAAGACTTTTGTTAACGGCTTATCATTGTGTCAAAATGgatgattttgaaaattttatgttCTTAATGGTTTACTTAGGCTGGAAATAAAATCTGTAACCGAAATCCAATCCGAACCTGAATGGTTTCTTTAAGGCGTTACAAAACATATCTGAACATGatgtgttattaaccgaacacGAACGGGTAACCTAAGAAACTCGAAAAACCGAAAACCCTGAAAAAAATCTGAAGAAAGAGATCAAAATGTCCAAATTAATATGCAATATAACTatctaaaacatatatatgtatttaaaatattcaattcatatttattttgatataatatttagaaataaatatttaaattttaaataagtacCTTAAATacctaattatatataaataagtatttatttcCTATCTTTTGCGCTTAAATTTTAGAATTTACTTTGGGTATATCCGGACGGACCAAcataacccgaatccgaacgAAATATAGTTACTTTGtaggttttaatatgtgatatAAATTATATCTGAACCCTACCCGTACTTGAAAAGTTAGTAGAATGAAACTTAGGAtgtgataaaaattaaaattgaattcgAATTATCATATCCAACCTTGACGGGTATGGGAAGGCCCATGCCTAGGTTTACGGTTGTCataagaatatattttataacaaaatttcatataatttatattatatttattaaaaaatagtatataaaaattGATTCATAGTTATAGCATATGACTACGGGTGGAAAATTAAATGAACCGAAAGCCCAAACTTAACTCGAACTAAGAAAAtgaatccaaaccaaaccaaatttggCATAAAATATCGAATGAGACttattttatggtattttgggttatgggttTATCCGAACCCAAATAAATATCTGAAAACCccttgaaaaattcaaaattccaGAAAATATGCATACCAAACCCAAACAGAATCTTGAATAAgtatccaaaatacttgaaaattttATTGGATAAAATAAGTATTTGTTACATGAATAATTAATCCAAAtcttagtttaatatatattttttatttcgtgTTCTTCCTTCTTATCTATAGTTGAGATTTATCGGGTTCAATATATTTTAGCTTTGGGTTTATCGAATATGATGGGTTTACGCATAATATTTGAGCTTTGTTCTCcaatttcatttctttttgtcTCTAATTtcacttgttaataaaatagaacaaaaaaatattgggaaaattgccaaaacggaACAAAAATTTATCATGATTGTCCCTTTGGTATAAAATCAAGTTTGTCATTTTTGTCTCCTTTTTACCCTTTCCCTTTCtgaaatttaatgaaataaatgtatttatgaaccaaaaaaatattaaaaatataaaaaattaataaaacaccgatatacacaaacacatatttttttgcttgaaaaacttgataaataattttttaaaattttgttctactaaaagtagaattcGTTTTCTACGGAAAATAGGTTAGTAGAAAATGAATTCCAGAATAAACAAGTCCATCTACTTTTTTAGAACGAAAAATgtacttttaattaaaattttaaatatgggGAATGTGAATTCTACTAATTGTAAAgatatctatttttttctcaaatgcAGTTTCTACTTTTATGAAGTATTCTAAAATTTCAGGAATGTAAAATCTAAATACAACACGTAAGTCTACATGAGGTAGAAATTGCATTCAAGATTTTTGTTATGGTTCTACTCATTGTAGAAGGTGCATTTTATGGATAAGAAAAcctgtttttcaaaatttaagaaagtttctgttaagaaaatatttttaaaatattgtaactTCCTAAAACGTGTTTTGATCGATTTGCTTtgccaaaatattaaaaaaaaatattttttccttttcttcttaaTCAATCTATGATTTCTCCATAGTTTATCTTGTAATTTTCACAAACTCTTGTtctatgatgcatatatatacaacaTGTGGTGTTTGGGAATTTAGTGCAACCACGGAATGAGTTTTTTCGGCTGATGACAAAGTAGGTAGGCTACTGTTATTGGAATAAAATTCTATCTtagaagattttaaaatattggatGTGGAGGattttgatatggaagaagattaTGGTTAGTAGCTATATTTGGTTATGTACTTCAGTGTCTTTTGTTcactttttttaattgtttttacatttttaaaatattttatttttatcttttttcattaaacttttaaaaatggttttaatgtatgtttaatttgattaatgaAAGGTTATTTTTGgcattatgaaaatattatactataggGACAACTTAGTGATGGTTTTTATGAATACCCGCGCGGATGTGCTTTTTATGTATACAATTTATTATtgatcaagttttatttttttgtaaattatgtaGGTTGCTCTAATCTATTTTGGATAATGAATTATTGAACTACGAAGATTAATCTGTACCCAGACATGTGTATTTATCTTTTCATGctataaaaattagtttatagaACTAATTACTGCATTTCTtgtttaatatttgatattttaatatattatcaaaaagaaattatttttttataatgtaatatt
Protein-coding regions in this window:
- the LOC111211467 gene encoding serine/threonine-protein kinase STY13-like, producing MLDGAKFNVLNHNNNDNNYYTFTQDFYQKLNEGTNMFMESMQTSNAGGSVSMSVDNSSVGSSDALIGHPGLNSLRNNTYSPSVGQSVYRPGKITHLLDNDALAHALMDSMYPTEGLANYEEWTINLRNLRMGPPFAQGAFGKLYKGSYNGVDVAIKILERPENSLEKAQFMEQQFQQEVTMLANLKHPNIVRFIGACRKPMVWCIVTEYAKGGSVRQFLTKRQNRAVPLKTAVKQALDVARGMAYVHAHNFIHRDLKSDNLLISADKSIKIADFGVARIEVHTEGMTPETGTYRWMAPEMIQHRTYNQKVDVYSFGIVLWELITGQLPFQNMTAVQAAFAVVNRGVRPTIPNDCLPALTEIMTRCWDGNAQVRPSFVEVVNMLEAAEIEIMTTARKARFRCCMSQPMTID